A stretch of DNA from Besnoitia besnoiti strain Bb-Ger1 chromosome II, whole genome shotgun sequence:
ggTGTCAGTTGAGAAAAGAGGgcagcgcgtctctccaAAAAGGGAAGGAAGCTTTTCCCGTGTGGCAAAGAGCTGACGCCGTGTAGTCGTCGTCGGACACTAGGGAACGACGACAGGCCTGCACCGAATCGCAAGGCATCCGAGAGACGAGGGAacgagaggaaaaagaaatGAACAAGCAAGCAGAGAGAATTCCTGAAGAtaggaagagaagaaaaactggtggtcgcggcggcgtgttTGCAAGCAacgacgccgcagaagaaCGAGCGGACGACGTGTTCGGCACCCAACCGGGAAAGAGAGACGCGTAGGAAGGAGGACAAAGATCTCGATATGCAGCTAGAATCAAGAGAAATGGAAGGCAGGGACGCGGTGAAACTGGCTAACAAGGAACAGCCTAATCGGTCGCGTTAAATCCAGAAAACGAGCTTTGTAGACACAATACGAACGAAACGGGAGAGAGGTTGCTTTGGTCTTGCGCTCAACGCTGCACGCGCAAGCCGGGACGTCTTCGCTGCTTTTACCCTCCTGCTCGGCGACTGCATTTCTCCAGTCATTATCACACACCGTATGGACGCTCGTAGTATAAACGCCGACACTCTCGCTACCTAGCGGCATGTGCCTTCGTAAATGGATCTCGACATGGCACTTCCCTCGGTGACACGATTTTGCGCGGTGGCGCCTTGCCCGTAACAGTACCTCTCCTGCTTGCCCAACGTGCTCACACAGTAGAACAAACCTTGGGTAGAGATGTCGTACTGTCATGAAGTTGTGTGTATTTCATGTCAACTGCTCGAGAGCAAAAAATACATATTCATCTCCTACGAACACTGTGCTGAGTCAGGCAGGGCACATGTGGTTGTAGCTTGCAAGGCTCCTGCTCTAGTGCACGAAGGGATCGAACATGATCGAATGAAGAGGTACGCGTTTCATGGCGCCCGACACATGAAACACGTTTCCAGGTTGATGCCTACCGACTGGAGTTCGTCAGTGTAATGTGTGGCTTCCATCTGTAGGACAAGTTAGTTCACTGTTGTCGATGCGCCGTGCGTACAGGCTCAAGCCCCTCGTCGCACGTTCGTGTTCTCCACAATGAAATGACCCTACGAAaacttcttcttcgtctgcctaGTGGGATAGATAACATACGTGAGAGAAGATTCTTCTTCATAGGAAGTTGATTCACGCGCAGATCCTTAATTAAATGCAGCAGCGACACTGTTCACCGCAGTGTCGATGGTGCGTTTCACGGCGCCCTTGTACATCAGGATGTGGGCTCGAAAAGTGAATTCTACAGAGCAGCTGGAAGTCGAGTTCCAGCAGGAGACTACACACATGCATCCTTGTTGATTACGCCTCGTTTTTCCCAAACGAAAACGAACCTAACACCAGCGATGTCTTGACAGGTTTCCTTCCTCATGTATTCCCCGACCGGGGTGGTACACTGTGAATCGAGAAGTCACAGAGAGAACAGACTCTCTAGCTTTTGAAGTGAAAACTGCTTCCGTCGCTTCACTGGTGTACgcagacagaaagaaaagagagcgaGCAATTCACTTTAGTCCTAGGAATTTTGGTATCCTTGCATTCATGGTAGGCAGACTCATTTGCGAGCACTCCGAAGGAACTGAGAACCCTGTAACGGTATTTAGCTTCACGGAACGAGAATCGTGGTGAAAAAGTTGGTTTTCACTACAGCAGAAAAGTAGGCAGCCCATGAACGAAAAGTGCCCTTTGAATCAATCTGCAACAGGAGCAAACTGATCCCCGCCCTCATGCCCAAAGCGCACTCTGGCAGTCTTGCATTAAGCATTTTCTCTTAGAGAGCACTCGCGTCTAATCCTtggattgtatcagcacctccaggtcggctcattactccttTGTCATTGAACACAATTCAGTTAGGgacgctagttcaccgtctAATGTAATACatgagctgggttaagaactCACTTCTTCGTCCCACTCCAATTTAGACAGCTCCCATGTCACTGCTCTTCTTTTCAGATGGGCGCGTTGAGTTGACATGCGGCCCCGGGCACAGTGCGAAAAAACTGCGCGGCGATGCTCAGTCTTGTCGTTCTTTCCGGGTTTGAGAATATTTTGCCACTGAGGAGGTCGTGAAGCGGGAGAGTCCACGTGTATTTTGCATTTGCATCATTGCATTCCGCCAGGCGGCATTGGATTAATCCTTCGCTATCGCCTCTCGAATTGGGCACTGTCTTCTTGGCTGACTCGGTGCAGCACTGCAGCCGTGTCCGCGACTCCATTTAGCATGTGATAGCGGAAAACAACAGGGCGACATAGAGATCCGGTGCCTGTTGATTCGCAAACGTGCAGGTGACGCGGTATGCTACGAGACGGAACACGATTATTTGTGACATCATTCTCGCCGACTGCCGGGTGCCTTTAAGGGATGAGTGCGGCTGGGGCCCGGACAGAACAGGGAAGGGATGCCACCGCAAATTGGCCCAGACACGGGGCCCCGCAGGAGTTTCTACAAAACTCCTGCTAAATCCGCAGACCCGACGACCTCGTTTCGGTTCGAGAAAAGGAAGATCCCTGAGTCTCAGGGGTGACGCCGCGTATTTGCTTCTGCGCGATGTACCTCATACAATTTGTTGCTTACGGTGGACCAACAGCAGCCAAGTAGTCAGGCACACTTTCAAGCTCCGTTTTTCCGAGTTGTCTCGTCATACGCAATACTGAATGCCTTCCTCGTTCCAGAAATGTTTGCGTCCCCACCCCTCCAGCGGCGGTTCACGGCGCACGGGGCCTTCAACGTGGTAATTACGGCGTAGATAGAAAAGGATTGTCGAGGCGTTTCGCCTCTGTATTCTGAGGAACTTACATGCGTAGGCGCATGTGCCCTGCCCTAGGGTCCTTTGTCTGACGTCCGAGGCCAAAGTCCGTGGAGCACCGGTGGTTTCAACTACTGCCCGTACTGTCAGGGCTCCCTTCCTCTGCATTTGCGGAGACACTGAGGGAGACAAGGCTCGTCATATACCAGAAAACTAGCCATCTGCCTGCTGGCAAACATGCGAGTGGCTCCCAAACGGCAGCGCACTGTCACCCTTGTCCTACGACACTGGAACGTCAAcagaaggacgcggcgcTAGCCCAAGAGGCGCATGACCATATTTTTGTGCTGATCATGTGCAGCCGGGGTAACACAGCAACATACGACAGATACACTTCCCTTCGCCGGTGATAAATTTTGGTGTCTTTTCTGCAGGTACGAATGCGCACAGCGCATACACAGAAGTTTGGGTTTTGCATCTTACGCATCCTTGAACACAAATAGAGTTCTATGCAAACAGAGCAAGGCTGTGCGAGCGGACCGGCTGGCCGTCGTTGTTTGTGTGCAAGCGTCTTTTGTCTGGCTGTCGGCTCCCCCTTGGTGTTCCATAACCTCAGCTCCTTCTCTTTACCATAACAGCTTTGTCCGTACTGCTTTCGTGCGTTTCTCACGTCTTCCGCTTCACTCTAGACTTGCTTGTTGTTCCGCGCGCCAAGCCGTTTGATCGTTTGTCAACGTATTCGCTCTCTTAGCCGCTGTCTTCGATCCTGGACTGCCCCCCTCGTGTCTCGCGGTCCTTTCTGACCCTCGTCCTGTTCATCAGCTCGCCCTCAATACGGCTCCGCTTTGCTTTTCTAAGAATTTGCTTTTTTTAGACGGTGAATCGCCCTGGTTCGCGAAAAGTCGCGCGTATCATTGCTTTGTAGCACCCTGTCGCCGCCAACGCGCGGAGTACCACCAACGACCACCACCCCAAGTTATCTCTTCGTGCTCGGTCGTCACTCTGTGAACCCTTCCTCCATCCTCTGCTGTGCACTCTTCCAGCTTTCTGGCTGTGCGTATCTCCGTCTCAGTTGCCCGCTGTTTCTCCGAGGACTCCACCGAAACGTCGAGGAAACAGCGACTTGCTGTCTTTCCGTTGTTTCGCGCGGTAGCGCCTCTTTCCAAATCTCATTTGAAAACCCGTGTCGCGTGGAGCTCGTTTCGCACTGCCTACTCCTGCCTACTCCTCCTCTGTCAAACCGGTCGGCTCTCCTCTGCCATTGAAATTTACGGGCTTTTGGAGCAGTCGAGACACTGCGAAAGGACCACACGAGCGTGGGTGGCGTTTCTGTGCGACGTCCAGCGTGCGTTCCGCTTCAAGCGGCACGAGGCACACTGCGTCcgtgtttttctctgcacAACTTCCTTGTGTACGGCAAAAAAGAATTGTAAGCAGCACCTGTTCGACTGTGCTTCCTACGGCTGTTGATTGGACAGCATTCCTCCTTCGGGCGCCTTTCCCTTTATACGAGCCACTCGTGCTCGTCAGCTGAACTGTTTGTGCTTTTCCTACTCTCTTGTTTTTTTTCCAGTTCTTCTTTTAACTTACTGTATCGTGTTTCTGTTCGTCCCGTTTTTCGTTCGTTTCCGGCCCCGTTTCacctgtttttctcttttctctgcccTTTGCGCTGGCGCCCACGCGTGTGACGAACTGCGAGAGAGTGGCGGTGCCCTGCTTTTCAGTCTACGCCTCAAGCGCGGTTCTGTTTTTTCCCCGTTTCCTCTGCGACTGCCGCACCTGCTTTCTGCGATCCCGCGTCCACTCCGTCCGTGACcacgctctccgcgtcgtttTTCCCTCTGCGTTCTGTGTAGTTGCAGCGAGAGAGTCTCGCACAAACAGCGTCAGACAAGATGGCGGGCGGCATTCGCAAACAGCagcccgcggctgcagagaagaaggatgAGTCTCAGAAGAAGAGGTCCCCGAACCGACTCATCGTCGAAGAAGCCATCAACGATGACAACAGCGTGGTGGCGTTGAACCCTGCGAAAATGGAGGAACTCCAGATTTTCCGCGGCGACACCGTCCTGCTCAAAGGGAAAATGCGACACGACaccgtctgcgtcgtcctgGCTGACCAGGACCTCGACGAGGGAAAAATTCGCCTCAACAAAGTCGTCAGAAAAAACCTCAGAGTCAAGCTCGGCGGTGAGCGCGAAAGCGAACCACGCGCCAGCCGGCAGGGGCGCCGACGTGACGCAGCGCGAAACGCaagggcggcggaaggcgcaagATAGAGGGAGGGCGCAAAATATTGCTGCTTCGCGTTTGTGTGCGTGAAGCACGCGGCTATCCTGAGTAGAAAAGACTCTGTGAAATCTATGCGTGCTCGCGTGGGAACGCCGCAAGGCAAAGATGTCTCGCTCTTCGTCCTAACGGCAAGCACAGCGGAGGGTGGGCCCTTCCTTGCTCGTGGAATGTGGGCGCGGGGACTCGCTGGTAGCGCTGTGTGTACGAATGAAACTGGCCTGTGAGACGTGTTTTCAGATTATGTGTCCTCCGGCATGAATATGTGCGGTGTGTGTGGCTACCAAGAGTTTGGGGATCTCCAGCACCTGCGCCTGTGAGCACGCCGCGAGACGGCCGTTGGCAGTCCGGAAggcggagcctcgcgcggcttcacAACCTTTCCGCTGGAGAGACATGCGTCTTCTGTGTGGCACATTCGCGGCGTGAACACGCTTGACCTGGAGAGATGCATgcgctttttttttcagataTGGTTCACGTCAGCGCATGTCCCGACTGCCCGTACGGCAAGCGCATCCACGTGCTTCCGCTCGACGACACCATCGAAGGCATCACAGGTGAAGAgtcgtctgcagccgcaggctTGCTGTCCTCCGCTCTCTACAAACGTGCACAGACGCCGCGTATTCGCCCTGAAATCGCCGGCAGACACGCCCCGCGACAAACGTGttgcgccgcgcgtgcgccctgcgtcgctccACGCCACCCCATATATTCACCAGCTCAGCGGTGGGAGGGAAACGCGGGGAGGCACAttcgaaggcgagaggcgtgtgtatgtgtgcgGAGGACTCTACCGTATGCAAGGTGTGTGAGacatgcggcggcggagctctcGACACACATTGTGTGaccgcgcgtggcgcgcgctGGAGTGAAGGCTGCATACATCGGACGGTGTGCCGTATCTGTACTTGTGTGCTGTATCTGTACTTGTGTGCTGTGTGTCGCCGGGCGCGGTCCCGACGGAGGGAACCCGATTCACCGATGCATCAACTTTCGTCTTCTGACCGTGTAGGCAACCTGTTTGATATCTACCTCAAGCCGTACTTCATGGAGGCGTATCGCCCGGTCCGCAAAGGCGACCTTTTTCTCGTTCGCGGCGGCTTCCGCCCTGTCGAATTCAAGGTACACCTCGACATATTCTAGCATACTCGCCGTCCCATGACCGAGCGGGCACACCTTTTCGCCCCGAATTCTAGTCGTCAACGACCTTTTCGATCgcagatacatacatacatacatacacacacgtATTTACAGTTTTATgcctatacatatatatacacatgcgTGCATGCTTGTATGTCTTCGTATTTTTTGCATTACGACATGCAGACGAACGCCGTTCCCCTCTGAGCACTGCTCGTTAGaacgctgcatgcgccagtgTGGTGCGTCCGTTGCGCGAGCTGTGGGCGCTGTGCGGACCTCGCCTTTTATTTTGCTGGGTCTCTTGGGAGGGTCGTCGTGGAAAATTGTCTACCTCTCGTTCGAAACACGATCTGAGAGCGAGTGCGGTTTTTGTTCAggtcgtcggcgtcgagcCCGGCGAGTTCTGCATCGTCGCGCCCGACACGGTCATCCACTGTGAGGGTGACCCCGTtaagcgcgaagaggaggagcgcctAGACGAAGTCGGCTACGACGACATCGGTAAGCGAACTGCAGCatctgttttctcttttcttttcgcGTCCTGCGATCCGCAAATGCGCACTCACGAGCCTTACAACGTGCGGCTTCTTCATGGCCAGTGAGAAGAACAATAGCGTTTTCCGCGTTTTCATATTCCCTCGTGTGCCAGGGAATTCACCAGGCAGATTCCATTCGACACCGAGGGATTTCCGGTCTCCAAAGAGACGCAGGGGACCCAGACCCTAACCCGTTCTTCGTGCGctttttctgcggcgccacagAACCGGCCAGAACAACATTTTTCTGTTATTCTGGAGTTTTGAGTTCGAcgacagacgcggcgagaATGGAGAAATGCGTGCTGTCTTTTCAGGTGGATGCCGCAAGCAGATGGCTCAGATTCGTGAAATGATCGAGCTGCCCCTGCGTCATCCGACCCTCTTCAAGACGCTCGGCGTGAAGCCCCCCCGCGGAGTTCTTCTCTACGGACCGCCAGGTAATTTTCACGTCCACCTTTCGAAAGAAACGACGCTGAGCGCGCGGCAAGAACTCTCCCCATCCTTCCTTATCGTGTAACCGTATCTGGAGCGTTGGCAAGCGACGccgtgcctcgcgcgctgcacCAATTGCGTTTCTTTGCGCGTTTTCGAGTGTGCGTGTGGCGTTTCACAGTGACTGAGCTTTTGGGGCGTGGCTGCGTGTGCTCGCTCACTGTGTAGCGGCCGATATCCGCGAACGCGTTATGTTCCGTGGCGTCCAGGAAGCGGAAAGACTTTGATTGCTAAGGCCGTCGCCAACGAGACTGGCGCGTTCTTTTTCCTCATCAACGGCCCTGAGGTCATGAGCAAGATGGCTGGTGAGACTTCAGACGCTTTTCGACGATCTGCAGGGACTGAAGCGCCTCACACGACCTTGTGAACACGCAGCCCATATATGGCACGTCGTGCTCTGTAAACACGCCAACATTTCTGTGcatgtgtacatatatgtttGCATGTATGGAGTTGATGGCTGGCTGTGGATGTAGACACCGCCCCCAGCAGGCTTGTGCGTGCGTGTCAGTGGGAAAGACAGAGCATAAAGATCgtagctaggccatgtatcgctattatcacattataagtagctatcgtctctgtgtTGCCCTGGGCAGACGTTCAGCCACCTGTGTTGGTGCACATGTGCACCTCTGCATGACACGTGGACGCGTGCGTCGTTTTTGCCTGACTTctcaggcgaggcggagagcaacttgcgccgcgcgtttgaagaggcggagaagaacgcACCTGCGATTATCTTCATCGATGAAATCGACTCGATTGCTCccaagcgcgagaagacgaacggcgaagtcgagcggcgcgtcgtctcgcaGCTCCTCACGCTCATGGACGGTCTCAAAGGCCGCGGACAGGTTGTCGTCATCGGTAGGTGTCCACGCACTGCGAAACGCGTAGCCCTACCCAGTAGGCAGATATCCATTATCATCGTGTATATACGCatttatatgcatatgcatagatgtatatacatgcatatattgCTACATGTATAGGTATATGGGTACAAAGATCGATATGTATTCATATATGTTTACATCCATACACAcgtatctatacatatatgtgcatatatctGCTTATACCTATACATTCTGTATGTGTATCTACAAGTGACTTTGCGGACGTGTTGGTGTGCACGTCGGGGACGAGTGTGCCTCGTGAGCATCACGTCGCTGATGTTGATTCGTTTGTGCGCGGCTTTTTTTTGTCAGGCGCGACTAACCGCCAGAACTCAATTGAccccgctctgcgtcgcttcggGCGCTTCGATCGCGAAATCGATATCGGTGTCCCTGATGACAATGGCCGCCTGGAAATTCTCCGCATCCACACGCGCAACATGAAACTGTCCAACGACGTCAagctcgaggagctcgccgccAACACTCACGGCTTTGTCGTAAGTTCGCCCTCGAGTTTGACTTGACGATCAGCTTGTATTCTCGTTGGGTCGGCGGTTGCATGCCTGCGACTTTGGAGGCGGCTagcagggcgcgcgagaggcaggctTCGTTCCCATTTTCGTTCTCatacatatgtgtgtatatgtatgcatataatatatatatgtgtatatatgtatgcatgtatgtatcaGCAAAGCCTCTGCGACGCACCTGCGACCGTCGCAGCGTCTCAGTTGATGCGTATGCTTGGATATGCGGCATTTGTTGCGTCTAATTCTTCCGCGTCGATGCCTTTCCTCTATTTTTTGTGTGTCTCGCTTTATCCGCTTGCGTGTGGCTTTTCCGCGTCTTCAGGGTGCGGATTTGGCGCAGCTGTGCACGGAGGCCGCGTTGTCCTGCATCCGCGAGAAGATGGATTTGATCGACTTGGAAGACGACACAATCGACGCGCAGGTGTTGAACAGCATGGCGGTCACGCAGGAACACTTCACCAGCGCGCTGCAATGCTGCAACCCGAGCAGCTTGCGCGAGACGGTTGTGGAAGTCCCCAACGTCAAATGGGACGACATCGGTGAGGAAATCGGCAAAATACATAGGAAGTCGAGAGGTAAATTCAGCAGCGTGCCTccacctcgcgcgcgcgtcctgcctGTATTCTGCAGAGAGATGCCTTTTTCTTGTCACTCTGTGCTTCGCGAGTGCGTAGCTCAGCGTTGCATCGTTTTTCGCTTTTCGTTTTCGCTCTGCCTCCAGGTGGGCTCGAAGACGTGAAGCGGAACCTACAGGAGATGATTTTGTACCCGATCGATCACCCAGAGAAGTTTGAGAAGTTTGGCATGAGTCCGAGCCGCGGTGTGCTTTTCTATGGGCCCCCGGGGTGCGGTAAGACTCTTCTCGCGAAAGCCGTCGCCAGCGAATGCTCCGCGAACTTTGTCTCCATCAAGGGCCCTGAGCTCCTGACCATGTGGTTCGGAGAATCCGAGGCGAACGTCCGCGAAGTCTTCGACAAGGTGAGCAGTCGTTGCTTGACGAAGTCTGCGGCTCTTAGCGATAGGCGGCCCCGTTGTCGCCTTCGTGGGGCGATAatgccgctgcaggcgtctgcatgcaAGCTTCTGCCGAGCAGGGCAGCGTGTTTTGGCTCTAAATGTGTAGATACGTGTTTGTAtacatgtgtgtatgcatgtgtacTTATGTGTCTGTATGCCTACGTACGTATTTACATACGTTTGCAGAacgtgtatgtatgtgtatgtctatatgtgtatgtatttgAGAGGATTTGTGGGGCTGTGCACGATGGAGTTCGTGCTCGGAGTGGCCTTCTTGTGTTTgtcaggcgcgcgcggcgagtccgTGCGTGTTGTTCTTCGATGAGTTGGACTCGATCGGCACGCAGCGCGGCAACTCgctgggcgacgcgggcggcgccggcgaccgcgtgaTGAACCAAATGCTGACGGAGATCGACGGCGTGGGTCCGATGAAGAATCTCTTCTTCATCGGCGCGACCAATCGCCCGGAGCTCCtcgacgaggcgcttcttcgcccaGGCCGCCTCGATCAGCTGATTTACATCCCGCTGCCTGACCTGCCGGCACGCATCAGCATTCTCCAGGTGAGCCTcagcagcgagcgacgcgcggagatGTAGGGACACAAGGAACGCAGAAGCGAGCCGAATACTGCGCCACAGTCTCCAGAGGAGAGggacaggaggcgcgagtCTCCAGGCGCACATCGGCAACACTGCAGAGTGTGAAGTGAGGAAGGAAATGTAAGCAGAAACATAGAGGAGGGgcggaaagagagagaggggtgTGTGTAGAGGCGTTTGTTTTTGAGAGAGACGTTTGTGGATGCGCATGTGTTTGCAGGCGACGTTGAGGAAGGCGCCCGTCGCGAAGAACGTGCCGATTCCCTTcctcgcgcagaagacggcAGGTTTCTCCGGTGCTGATTTGGCTGAGCTGTGCCAGcgtgcggcgaaggcggcgatcCGCGACGTAAGCACCTTCGAATTGAAagccgcgcgaaggaggggGCATTGCTTGAGACAGGAGTACCGAGTGCatcgcgttttttcttcggcgGTGTTCGACGCCGCTGAGCAGCAGGCGTGAGGTTCTGGCGGCGGTGCGTGTGTGCTGCAGGCGATCGCAGCGGAGGAACTCGCGCAAGTCAACGTGGGGAGCGACGGCATGgaggctgaggaggaagatAAGCCCGAAATCATCTACGAGATCACGCGCAAGCACTTTGAGGAAGGGCTCTCAGGTAAACGCCGCAGGCTTTgcgcagaggggggggggggggggggggg
This window harbors:
- a CDS encoding cell division protein CDC48CY (encoded by transcript BESB_038290), which produces MAGGIRKQQPAAAEKKDESQKKRSPNRLIVEEAINDDNSVVALNPAKMEELQIFRGDTVLLKGKMRHDTVCVVLADQDLDEGKIRLNKVVRKNLRVKLGDMVHVSACPDCPYGKRIHVLPLDDTIEGITGNLFDIYLKPYFMEAYRPVRKGDLFLVRGGFRPVEFKVVGVEPGEFCIVAPDTVIHCEGDPVKREEEERLDEVGYDDIGGCRKQMAQIREMIELPLRHPTLFKTLGVKPPRGVLLYGPPGSGKTLIAKAVANETGAFFFLINGPEVMSKMAGEAESNLRRAFEEAEKNAPAIIFIDEIDSIAPKREKTNGEVERRVVSQLLTLMDGLKGRGQVVVIGATNRQNSIDPALRRFGRFDREIDIGVPDDNGRLEILRIHTRNMKLSNDVKLEELAANTHGFVGADLAQLCTEAALSCIREKMDLIDLEDDTIDAQVLNSMAVTQEHFTSALQCCNPSSLRETVVEVPNVKWDDIGGLEDVKRNLQEMILYPIDHPEKFEKFGMSPSRGVLFYGPPGCGKTLLAKAVASECSANFVSIKGPELLTMWFGESEANVREVFDKARAASPCVLFFDELDSIGTQRGNSLGDAGGAGDRVMNQMLTEIDGVGPMKNLFFIGATNRPELLDEALLRPGRLDQLIYIPLPDLPARISILQATLRKAPVAKNVPIPFLAQKTAGFSGADLAELCQRAAKAAIRDAIAAEELAQVNVGSDGMEAEEEDKPEIIYEITRKHFEEGLSGARRSVSQTDLTKYDNFRMKFDPIYKNQAAGGDAQVLIDWPEDNANDASGGVVGADGGDDDDLYS